The following are encoded together in the Proteiniphilum saccharofermentans genome:
- a CDS encoding Do family serine endopeptidase encodes MNTGNSKNVFIIVLVAILSSVVTLLGYNVINRNNGSSSFSDLPGSRISEEVRAYADSFEQDKNVVLTNLTTSDGYPDFTEAAAKSVDGVVHVKTTTISQQQYINPFDFFFGFGDRMPSQPREQVGYGSGVIISKDGYIITNNHVVDKANEVSVTLNDNREFKAKVVGTDRMSDIALLKIDGDDFPYLTFGNSDALKVGEWVLAVGNPFNLTSTVTAGIVSAKNRGNVMGGGLGIQSFIQIDAAVNPGNSGGALVNTRGELVGINTAIYSQTGNFAGYAFAVPISIAGKIAADLKEYGTVQRALLGIQAPNIEIIGRQDPQKARELSQIKGVLVEDFSDRSAAKAAGIQKGDVINAINNVPIRNFAELQSQLNRYRPGDKISVTVDRNGNSHSFNVELTNNEGSTEITRGTNALNTLGATFKQIPDERKRALGISSGIEVESVKSNGLFRKEGINKGFIIMRINNTPVNSESDVANIVSAANNSQDKVLLIAGFYPNGRTQYIAIDLTSSR; translated from the coding sequence ATTTACCAGGGAGCAGGATTTCCGAAGAAGTACGTGCTTATGCCGACTCTTTTGAACAAGACAAAAATGTAGTGCTCACCAATCTCACCACATCGGATGGATATCCCGATTTTACCGAAGCAGCTGCCAAGTCGGTCGATGGAGTAGTACACGTGAAAACAACAACAATTAGCCAGCAACAATACATCAATCCGTTTGATTTTTTCTTCGGGTTTGGCGACCGCATGCCTTCTCAACCACGTGAACAGGTAGGTTACGGTTCCGGAGTGATCATTTCCAAAGACGGATATATCATCACGAATAATCACGTAGTGGATAAAGCAAATGAGGTCTCCGTCACCCTGAATGACAACCGGGAATTCAAAGCTAAGGTAGTCGGTACTGACCGTATGAGTGATATCGCCTTACTGAAGATTGATGGGGATGATTTTCCTTATCTCACTTTCGGAAACTCTGACGCGTTAAAAGTAGGGGAATGGGTTTTGGCGGTAGGTAATCCGTTCAACCTCACCTCTACGGTCACCGCCGGGATTGTGAGCGCCAAGAACAGAGGTAATGTGATGGGAGGCGGATTAGGTATCCAATCCTTCATCCAAATAGATGCCGCGGTCAACCCCGGGAATAGTGGTGGTGCACTGGTCAATACACGCGGAGAGTTGGTAGGTATCAATACTGCCATTTATTCACAGACGGGCAATTTTGCAGGGTATGCTTTCGCCGTGCCTATTTCCATTGCCGGCAAAATAGCTGCAGACCTGAAGGAATACGGCACCGTACAGCGCGCACTGCTGGGAATCCAGGCACCCAATATAGAGATCATCGGGCGTCAGGATCCCCAAAAAGCACGGGAACTGTCACAAATCAAAGGCGTACTGGTAGAAGATTTCAGCGACCGAAGCGCGGCCAAAGCAGCAGGTATCCAAAAGGGAGATGTGATCAACGCCATCAACAATGTACCTATCCGCAATTTCGCCGAACTACAAAGCCAGTTGAACAGATACCGTCCGGGGGACAAGATCAGCGTTACGGTCGACCGCAACGGCAACAGCCACTCATTCAATGTTGAACTGACGAACAACGAAGGCAGCACCGAAATAACACGCGGTACAAACGCCTTGAACACTTTAGGTGCCACATTCAAACAAATACCGGATGAAAGGAAAAGGGCTTTAGGCATTTCAAGCGGTATCGAAGTAGAAAGTGTAAAAAGTAACGGACTTTTCAGAAAAGAAGGAATTAACAAAGGCTTCATCATTATGAGGATAAATAATACTCCGGTCAATAGCGAAAGTGACGTGGCTAATATTGTATCGGCTGCTAACAACAGTCAGGATAAAGTGCTGTTGATTGCAGGTTTTTATCCAAACGGAAGAACGCAATATATTGCCATCGATTTGACAAGCAGTCGATGA